A region of Coccinella septempunctata chromosome 5, icCocSept1.1, whole genome shotgun sequence DNA encodes the following proteins:
- the LOC123312887 gene encoding cilia- and flagella-associated protein 251-like, giving the protein MKNEQAEPDQDSVTLLYESGAQAAEANETKQGADSLSANSFEIFDALSPHDDIWKSRDFKKKINTLGPDIFKNPKLAAKVEPFKLEWAFGFNKDATVLNLYHSDRAMLLFNATQCGVLFDVKQKKMNFLQGHPNKVVAVSSTSNGSFLASADSGPDNIIVVWQTSDISPVVIFFDPYDGYHILNVALSPKGTFLVSVGEKDEENLRIDLRLWTEGRDEPDGQVTLENYFGKVLKISFNQNNECYFAVLFERAVAFLYWDEERKVLLEPEIPTIKYRGKIGHLTDMTYIERSHEAMVSTSEGCIIIFGNTLYYQEFDAANVSGITIAVKICKITKVSVNTIDSADTAVLTGDDKGIVNIFDKRLRLLFWYQQYLGKPVLTARFNMQPRRYHITRLCLNEVIQMEMIEFDSLEDSLFQDDAEKYEIIYRDTLKKDASPVGERWVLRDFIVVQTDTVSLVDFINNVHTLIYERGHDHVGAITVHDEFTYLVVGYKNGTVCLFDYMDNFLHVKYTMPEAVDEEEQSATITCIEYSPNSLFLACGRSNGEIWFLDPILLTPKQEVITVSNYYIEKIAFSVNNDQMAFCNNRTTVYMMIYDKRQSMWVFIGKTRSHYKTISEMFFMKTDPKDLVTLGMDRFLITYNNIDIQQGDDFQATLKVRIDQTAVPLSCEVYPPKHIHSPFRYFILTDDQHKYKLLNEETQMCRLVALGPAYGCYQDTPVKKIKLLPERDDDYLVFMTKKHFGLQKLPISGNPYSFVGCFGHAEELIDFKVSGDGDYVFTFGRDDTTVLRWKTETRGVDLMQNLGGQDFEPFYCVIEGGKNGFLFQEMQDLFFYMQILHEGENSTLPRRVSDKLAVSELPDLMRACGYYPTDFEIETFIVDIKYRDFDKDGTIKDMISFLEFVKLYVNHKPVYGYSLATLETNFNTFVECVEDPMPGMIKRDDFLELLTEEGEPFTLSQINKCMEILLGASGASEGGHYLFDFIPEDIDYDILIDDILGIDMNREKIDVRDSETKSENSSISVLKES; this is encoded by the exons atgaagaacgaGCAGGCAGAACCCGATCAAGATTCCGTCACGCTTTTGTACGAATCTGGAGCTCAAGCGGCCGAGGCCAACGAAACCAAACAAGGCGCCGATTCCCTATCCGCTAACAGCTTCGAAATTTTCGACGCTCTGAGTCCCCACGACGACATATGGAAAAGTAGAGATTTCAAAAAGAAGATAAACACCCTGGGACCGGACATTTTCAAGAATCCAAAACTCGCGGCCAAAGTAGAACCTTTC AAATTGGAATGGGCGTTCGGTTTCAATAAGGATGCGACCGTTCTGAATCTGTACCATTCCGATAGGGCGATGCTCTTGTTCAATGCGACCCAGTGCGGCGTTTTGTTCGATGTGAAACAGAAAAAGATGAACTTTCTACAGGGACAC CCGAATAAAGTTGTCGCAGTTTCTTCAACGAGCAACGGCAGCTTCCTAGCTTCCGCCGACTCCGGACCGGATAATATAATAGTCGTTTGGCAGACTTCGGATAT CTCGCCTGTGGTGATATTCTTCGATCCGTACGATGGTTATCATATACTGAACGTGGCGCTCAGTCCTAAGGGTACTTTTCTGGTATCTGTGGGTGAGAAAGACGAAGAAAACCTCAGGATCGACCTGAGATTATGGACCGAAGGCAGGGATGAACCGGACG GGCAAGTTACGCTGGAAAATTACTTCGGCAAAGTGCTAAAGATCTCCTTCAACCAGAACAACGAATGCTACTTCGCCGTGCTCTTCGAAAGGGCCGTGGCGTTCCTGTATTGG GACGAGGAGAGAAAAGTCCTGTTAGAACCCGAGATACCGACCATTAAATACCGGGGAAAAATCGGTCACCTCACCGACATGACGTACATCGAGCGTAGTCACGAAGCGATGGTCTCCACCTCCGAAGGTTGCATAATAATTTtcggaaacaccctgtattatcaGGAATTCGATGCCGCCAATGTCTCCGGTATCACCATCGCGGTGAAAATATGCAAGATCACCAAAGTTTCGGTCAACACGATCGATTCGGCAGATAC GGCGGTACTAACAGGCGACGACAAGGGGATCGTAAACATCTTCGACAAGAGACTGCGACTGCTCTTCTGGTACCAGCAGTACCTGGGCAAGCCGGTGCTGACCGCGAGGTTCAACATGCAGCCGAGACGTTACCACATAACCAGACTGTGCCTCAACGAGGTCATCCAGATGGAAATGATCG agtTCGATTCTTTGGAGGACTCCCTGTTCCAAGACGACGCGGAGAAATACGAAATCATCTACAGGGATACGCTGAAGAAAGACGCGTCTCCAGTGGGCGAGCGATGGGTCTTGAGGGATTTCATAGTTG TTCAAACCGACACCGTGTCTCTCGTGGATTTCATCAATAACGTACACACCCTCATCTACGAAAGAGGTCACGACCACGTTGGCGCAATAACTGTCCACGACGAGTT CACCTACTTGGTGGTCGGTTACAAGAACGGCACTGTATGTCTGTTCGATTACATGGACAACTTCTTGCACGTCAAGTATACTATGCCGGAGGCCGTGGATGAAGAAGAACAAAGCGCAACGATTACTTGTATTGAATATTCCCCCAACT CTCTGTTTTTGGCGTGCGGTCGTAGCAACGGAGAAATATGGTTCTTGGACCCCATTCTGTTGACGCCAAAGCAGGAGGTCATAACCGTCTCGAATTATTACATCGAGAAAATCGCCTTTTCGGTCAACAACGACCAAATGGCATTCTGC AATAATCGCACAACCGTTTACATGATGATCTACGATAAGCGCCAATCCATGTGGGTTTTCATCGGAAAAACTAGGTCTCACTACAAGACCATATCGGAGATGTTCTTCATGAAGACGGATCCTAAAGATTTGGTCACGTTAGGCATGGACAGATTCCTGATAACTTACAACAATATCGACATCCAACA AGGAGACGACTTCCAAGCAACCCTAAAGGTGAGAATAGATCAGACTGCTGTTCCACTGTCTTGCGAGGTATACCCCCCGAAGCACATCCACTCGCCTTTCAGATACTTCATCCTAACCGACGATCAA CACAAATACAAACTTCTCAACGAGGAAACACAAATGTGCAGGTTGGTTGCTCTGGGACCAGCCTATGGATGTTACCAAGACACCCCCGTCAAAAAGATTAAA TTGTTACCTGAAAGGGATGACGATTACTTGGTGTTCATGACCAAGAAACATTTCGGCTTGCAGAAACTCCCGATCTCTGGAAACCCTTACAGTTTTGTTGGATGTTTTGGACACGCCGAAGAG CTGATTGATTTCAAAGTGAGTGGAGACGGTGACTACGTATTTACGTTTGGAAGGGACGATACCACAGTTTTAAGGTGGAAAACTGAAACTCG AGGTGTCGATCTTATGCAAAACTTAGGAGGTCAAGACTTTGAACCCTTCTACTGCGTCATCGAAGGTGGAAAAAACGGGTTTCTATTCCAGGAAATGCAAGATTTGTTTTTTTACATGCAAATCTTGCACGAGGGAGAAAATTCGACTTTACCAAGAAGAGTGAGCGACAAACTGGCGGTATCAGAACTTCCAGACTTGATGAGAGCTTGCGGATACTATCCGACAGATTTTGAA ATAGAGACTTTCATAGTGGACATAAAGTACAGGGACTTTGATAAAGATGGTACAATCAAAGACATGATATCATTTCTCGAATTTGTAAAACTGTATGTGAATCATAAACCAGTGTACGGATATTCTCTTGCTACTTTGGAAACTAACTTCAACACTTTTGTCGAGTGTGTTGAAGATCCCATGCCTGGTATGATAAAAAGAGATGATTTCTTAGAACTGCTGACGGAAGAAG GAGAACCTTTCACTTTATCCCAGATAAATAAGTGTATGGAAATTTTGCTTGGGGCAAGTGGTGCCTCGGAAGGAGGAcattatctctttgatttcatACCGGAG GACATAGATTATGATATCCTTATTGACGACATACTTGGAATTGACATGAATAGGGAAAAAATAGATGTGCGAGACTCGGAAACAAAGTCAGAAAACTCTTCGATTTCCGTCTTGAAAGAATCATAA
- the LOC123312891 gene encoding inhibitor of nuclear factor kappa-B kinase subunit alpha-like isoform X2, producing the protein MGSTGEIEPSVIGDWIRISVLGSGGFGTVSLWRCGKTNDSIAVKKCKLQCATSLTQKHKERWCNEVQKMKELDHPNVVKYKPLPLLLETELNKFNPTKLPLLPMEYCQRGNLRHLLAQPLNMCGLEESTVKDVLLDISGAVHYLHSNKITHRDIKPENIVLQDCPTRCSGVIYKLIDLGYAKELNNSTVSFVGTLLYLAPEIYANKNYDCSVDYWSLGILTFEVICGVLPFVPRFSPIERYQLMKDKTPDQICVFINYMGNVQYSPELFEENKLSSCLKGHMEIWLRKALQFNPKLRHEPFPNSNNLFEQLNSVLTKKILKVFVVYKYKFYSYEFDECTRLSTVREWIARDTEISVDEQLLLGSFQFNDCDDQTLIANCFIDETYELFLFKRNALFNIEKFHLPRLVKLMFEKARDLYTWHEVKSIYSHSIYYIQQDILFASAFNKAMVLYLKQLAILLNKIHKNWELCRQNILRLTGKVKKFNKEIKRKNLICSDLILADKFIKLYNSIEKCLCDEYLLAVNIENWVLKLDAMKTINLQDDLIKLPQMKEFLGKAASCLQRTAKNSANSKDKLGCGEMLTIVCRVMKFKDSLFHNKNLQDYSRYLGKATDYLQSLLCWLDSFESHIQSLHEIFDSILAEASTAYKTIGSDSQKNCAIGSNWVVDNAVQQSQILSSRFAELVCESISNYESIRGDIESYIEDISSLL; encoded by the exons atgg GTTCTACAGGTGAAATAGAACCTTCTGTAATAGGGGACTGGATTAGGATATCAGTTCTGGGATCCGGAGGGTTTGGAACTGTGTCTCTATGGCGTTGTGGTAAAACTAATGATTCaatag CTGTGAAAAAATGTAAACTACAGTGCGCCACAAGTTTGACTCAGAAGCATAAGGAAAGATGGTGCAATGAAgtccaaaaaatgaaagaaCTAGATCATCCCAATGTAGTGAAATATAAACCCTTACCGTTATTATTGGAAACAGAACTGAATAAATTCAACCCCACAAAGTTACCACTGCTGCCTATGGAATATTGCCAAAGAGGAAATCTGCGTCATCTTCTAGCCCAACCATTAAACATGTGTGGCCTCGAAGAGAGCACAGTAAAGGATGTTCTTTTAGATATTTCTGGTGCAGTTCATTACTTACACTCAAATAAAATCACTCATAGAGATATAAAACCGGAGAATATTGTTCTTCAAGATTGTCCAACGAGGTGTAGTGGTGTGATATACAAATTGATAGATTTGGGTTATGCCAAAGAGCTGAATAACAGTACGGTCAGTTTTGTGGGGACCTTGTTATATTTAGCTCCTGAGATTTACGCTAATAAGAACTATGATTGTTCTGTTGATTATTGGTCCCTAGGAATACTTACCTTTGAAGTTATTTGTGGTGTCCTCCCTTTTGTGCCTAGATTCTCACCCATTGAAAG ATATCAATTGATGAAGGATAAAACCCCTGATCAGATTTGTGTTTTCATAAATTACATGGGAAATGTGCAGTACTCTCCAGAGCTCTTTGAAGAGAACAAATTATCCTCTTGTTTAAAGGGCCACATGGAAATTTGGCTGAGGAAAGCTCTACAATTCAATCCAAAACTTAGACATGAACCTTTTCCGAATTCAAATAACTTATTCGAACAGCTCAACTCGGTACTgactaaaaaaatattgaaagttTTTGTTGTTTATAAATATAAATTCTATTCGTACGAATTCGATGAATGTACTAGGCTGTCTACGGTACGTGAATGGATTGCTAGAGATACCGAAATATCCGTAGATGAACAGTTGTTACTTGGCAGTTTTCAGTTTAATGATTGCGATGATCAAACTCTCATTGCAAACTGTTTTATTGAT GAGACATATGAACTATTTTTGTTCAAGCGGAACGCTTTGTTCAACATCGAAAAGTTTCATCTTCCGAGATTGGTCAAATTGATGTTCGAGAAAGCCAGAGATCTATACACTTGGCACGAAGTGAAATCGATATATTCCCATTCCATATACTACATACAGCAGGATATACTGTTTGCTTCGGCTTTCAACAAGGCCATGGTCCTCTACCTCAAACAGCTCGCAATATTGCTGAACAAGATCCATAAAAATTGGGAATTGTGTAGGCAAAACATTCTGAGGTTGACaggaaaagtgaaaaaattcaataaggaAATCAAACGGAAGAACTTGATCTGTAGCGATCTCATTCTTGCCGATAAGTTCATAAAATTGTATAACTCAATCGAGAAATGCTTATGTGACGAATATCTGTTGGCTGTCAACATCGAAAATTGGGTCTTGAAATTGGATGCTATGAAAACCATCAACTTACAGGATGATTTGATCAAGTTGCCGCAGATGAAAGAATT TCTCGGGAAAGCAGCAAGTTGTCTTCAAAGGACGGCCAAAAACTCTGCCAACAGCAAAGATAAATTAGGTTGTGGGGAGATGTTGACAATAGTTTGCAGAGTTATGAAATTCAAAGATTCACTTTTTCACAACAAAAACCTGCAAGATTATTCAAG GTATTTAGGAAAAGCAACAGACTATTTACAATCTCTTTTATGCTGGCTGGATTCCTTTGAATCGCATATACAATCTTTGCACGAGATATTTGATTCAATTCTGGCGGAAGCCTCCACAGCGTACAAAACTATTGGAA GTGATTCCCAAAAAAACTGTGCCATAGGTAGCAATTGGGTTGTGGATAATGCAGTACAGCAATCCCAAATCCTCAGTTCGAG ATTTGCAGAATTAGTCTGCGAGAGCATTTCCAACTATGAATCTATTCGAGGTGATATTGAATCCTACATTGAAGATATTTCTTCACTGCTGTGA
- the LOC123312891 gene encoding inhibitor of nuclear factor kappa-B kinase subunit alpha-like isoform X1: protein MAFLKNLIGVKMIKESSTGEIEPSVIGDWIRISVLGSGGFGTVSLWRCGKTNDSIAVKKCKLQCATSLTQKHKERWCNEVQKMKELDHPNVVKYKPLPLLLETELNKFNPTKLPLLPMEYCQRGNLRHLLAQPLNMCGLEESTVKDVLLDISGAVHYLHSNKITHRDIKPENIVLQDCPTRCSGVIYKLIDLGYAKELNNSTVSFVGTLLYLAPEIYANKNYDCSVDYWSLGILTFEVICGVLPFVPRFSPIERYQLMKDKTPDQICVFINYMGNVQYSPELFEENKLSSCLKGHMEIWLRKALQFNPKLRHEPFPNSNNLFEQLNSVLTKKILKVFVVYKYKFYSYEFDECTRLSTVREWIARDTEISVDEQLLLGSFQFNDCDDQTLIANCFIDETYELFLFKRNALFNIEKFHLPRLVKLMFEKARDLYTWHEVKSIYSHSIYYIQQDILFASAFNKAMVLYLKQLAILLNKIHKNWELCRQNILRLTGKVKKFNKEIKRKNLICSDLILADKFIKLYNSIEKCLCDEYLLAVNIENWVLKLDAMKTINLQDDLIKLPQMKEFLGKAASCLQRTAKNSANSKDKLGCGEMLTIVCRVMKFKDSLFHNKNLQDYSRYLGKATDYLQSLLCWLDSFESHIQSLHEIFDSILAEASTAYKTIGSDSQKNCAIGSNWVVDNAVQQSQILSSRFAELVCESISNYESIRGDIESYIEDISSLL, encoded by the exons ATGGCATTTCTCAAAAACCTTATTGGCGTAAAAATGATCAAAGAAA GTTCTACAGGTGAAATAGAACCTTCTGTAATAGGGGACTGGATTAGGATATCAGTTCTGGGATCCGGAGGGTTTGGAACTGTGTCTCTATGGCGTTGTGGTAAAACTAATGATTCaatag CTGTGAAAAAATGTAAACTACAGTGCGCCACAAGTTTGACTCAGAAGCATAAGGAAAGATGGTGCAATGAAgtccaaaaaatgaaagaaCTAGATCATCCCAATGTAGTGAAATATAAACCCTTACCGTTATTATTGGAAACAGAACTGAATAAATTCAACCCCACAAAGTTACCACTGCTGCCTATGGAATATTGCCAAAGAGGAAATCTGCGTCATCTTCTAGCCCAACCATTAAACATGTGTGGCCTCGAAGAGAGCACAGTAAAGGATGTTCTTTTAGATATTTCTGGTGCAGTTCATTACTTACACTCAAATAAAATCACTCATAGAGATATAAAACCGGAGAATATTGTTCTTCAAGATTGTCCAACGAGGTGTAGTGGTGTGATATACAAATTGATAGATTTGGGTTATGCCAAAGAGCTGAATAACAGTACGGTCAGTTTTGTGGGGACCTTGTTATATTTAGCTCCTGAGATTTACGCTAATAAGAACTATGATTGTTCTGTTGATTATTGGTCCCTAGGAATACTTACCTTTGAAGTTATTTGTGGTGTCCTCCCTTTTGTGCCTAGATTCTCACCCATTGAAAG ATATCAATTGATGAAGGATAAAACCCCTGATCAGATTTGTGTTTTCATAAATTACATGGGAAATGTGCAGTACTCTCCAGAGCTCTTTGAAGAGAACAAATTATCCTCTTGTTTAAAGGGCCACATGGAAATTTGGCTGAGGAAAGCTCTACAATTCAATCCAAAACTTAGACATGAACCTTTTCCGAATTCAAATAACTTATTCGAACAGCTCAACTCGGTACTgactaaaaaaatattgaaagttTTTGTTGTTTATAAATATAAATTCTATTCGTACGAATTCGATGAATGTACTAGGCTGTCTACGGTACGTGAATGGATTGCTAGAGATACCGAAATATCCGTAGATGAACAGTTGTTACTTGGCAGTTTTCAGTTTAATGATTGCGATGATCAAACTCTCATTGCAAACTGTTTTATTGAT GAGACATATGAACTATTTTTGTTCAAGCGGAACGCTTTGTTCAACATCGAAAAGTTTCATCTTCCGAGATTGGTCAAATTGATGTTCGAGAAAGCCAGAGATCTATACACTTGGCACGAAGTGAAATCGATATATTCCCATTCCATATACTACATACAGCAGGATATACTGTTTGCTTCGGCTTTCAACAAGGCCATGGTCCTCTACCTCAAACAGCTCGCAATATTGCTGAACAAGATCCATAAAAATTGGGAATTGTGTAGGCAAAACATTCTGAGGTTGACaggaaaagtgaaaaaattcaataaggaAATCAAACGGAAGAACTTGATCTGTAGCGATCTCATTCTTGCCGATAAGTTCATAAAATTGTATAACTCAATCGAGAAATGCTTATGTGACGAATATCTGTTGGCTGTCAACATCGAAAATTGGGTCTTGAAATTGGATGCTATGAAAACCATCAACTTACAGGATGATTTGATCAAGTTGCCGCAGATGAAAGAATT TCTCGGGAAAGCAGCAAGTTGTCTTCAAAGGACGGCCAAAAACTCTGCCAACAGCAAAGATAAATTAGGTTGTGGGGAGATGTTGACAATAGTTTGCAGAGTTATGAAATTCAAAGATTCACTTTTTCACAACAAAAACCTGCAAGATTATTCAAG GTATTTAGGAAAAGCAACAGACTATTTACAATCTCTTTTATGCTGGCTGGATTCCTTTGAATCGCATATACAATCTTTGCACGAGATATTTGATTCAATTCTGGCGGAAGCCTCCACAGCGTACAAAACTATTGGAA GTGATTCCCAAAAAAACTGTGCCATAGGTAGCAATTGGGTTGTGGATAATGCAGTACAGCAATCCCAAATCCTCAGTTCGAG ATTTGCAGAATTAGTCTGCGAGAGCATTTCCAACTATGAATCTATTCGAGGTGATATTGAATCCTACATTGAAGATATTTCTTCACTGCTGTGA
- the LOC123312894 gene encoding proteasome activator complex subunit 3 isoform X2 gives MANATKVQEYKDSVIKQAEELVMHGFPETIVKLNNLLDTPSFKNRKFDEVHQSLNIAVPDPIVLNSHTDLPPAKKTKYDNCFSQDGTKVCILPTGSVPTNKHLVELVESVKPHIRKLVEDSNLMKMWISFMIPKIEDGNNFGVSIQEDTLAEVQSVESEAAAFFDQISRYFISRGKLISKVAKYPHIEDYRRAVEELDQKEYLSLWLTMSEIRNRYCSLHDIVVKNLDKIKKPRSNNASESLY, from the exons ATGGCAAATGCAACAAAG GTACAAGAATACAAAGATAGTGTGATAAAACAAGCTGAGGAATTGGTTATGCATGGCTTTCCCGAAACAATCGTCAAATTAAATAACTTACTGGACACCCCAAGTTTTAAAAACAGAAAGTTTGATGAAGTACATCAAAGTTTGAACATAGCTGTACCAGATCCTATCGTTCTTAATAGCCATACCGACTTGCCGCCAGCAAAAAAAACGAAATATGATAATTGCTTTTCTCAAGACGGCACTAAAGTTTGCATACTGCCTACAGGTTCAGTTCCGACAAACAAACATCTTGTTGAATTAGTTGAAAGTGTGAAACCTCATATTAGAAAACTTGTAGAGGATTCCAACTTG atgaaaatgTGGATATCCTTTATGATCCCAAAGATAGAAGACGGCAACAATTTCGGAGTTTCTATTCAAgaggatactttggctgaagttCAATCAGTTGAATCTGAAGCTGCAGCCTTCTTCGACCAGATTTCTAGATATTTCATCTCTCGAG GAAAGCTGATCTCCAAGGTTGCAAAGTACCCTCATATTGAAGATTATCGTCGAGCTGTTGAGGAATTGGACCAGAAAGAATATCTAAGTCTTTGGCTGACCATGTCAGAAATCCGAAACAGGTACTGCTCATTGCATGATATCGTTGTGAAGAATTTGGATAAAATTAAGAAACCTCGGTCAAATAACGCATCTGAATCCTTGTATTGA
- the LOC123312894 gene encoding proteasome activator complex subunit 3 isoform X1 has protein sequence MSSSMKSFIAALKNFAETPSCRQVQEYKDSVIKQAEELVMHGFPETIVKLNNLLDTPSFKNRKFDEVHQSLNIAVPDPIVLNSHTDLPPAKKTKYDNCFSQDGTKVCILPTGSVPTNKHLVELVESVKPHIRKLVEDSNLMKMWISFMIPKIEDGNNFGVSIQEDTLAEVQSVESEAAAFFDQISRYFISRGKLISKVAKYPHIEDYRRAVEELDQKEYLSLWLTMSEIRNRYCSLHDIVVKNLDKIKKPRSNNASESLY, from the exons ATGTCTTCATCCATGAAAAGCTTTATTGCTGCTCTCAAAAACTTTGCAGAAACTCCTTCATGCCGACAG GTACAAGAATACAAAGATAGTGTGATAAAACAAGCTGAGGAATTGGTTATGCATGGCTTTCCCGAAACAATCGTCAAATTAAATAACTTACTGGACACCCCAAGTTTTAAAAACAGAAAGTTTGATGAAGTACATCAAAGTTTGAACATAGCTGTACCAGATCCTATCGTTCTTAATAGCCATACCGACTTGCCGCCAGCAAAAAAAACGAAATATGATAATTGCTTTTCTCAAGACGGCACTAAAGTTTGCATACTGCCTACAGGTTCAGTTCCGACAAACAAACATCTTGTTGAATTAGTTGAAAGTGTGAAACCTCATATTAGAAAACTTGTAGAGGATTCCAACTTG atgaaaatgTGGATATCCTTTATGATCCCAAAGATAGAAGACGGCAACAATTTCGGAGTTTCTATTCAAgaggatactttggctgaagttCAATCAGTTGAATCTGAAGCTGCAGCCTTCTTCGACCAGATTTCTAGATATTTCATCTCTCGAG GAAAGCTGATCTCCAAGGTTGCAAAGTACCCTCATATTGAAGATTATCGTCGAGCTGTTGAGGAATTGGACCAGAAAGAATATCTAAGTCTTTGGCTGACCATGTCAGAAATCCGAAACAGGTACTGCTCATTGCATGATATCGTTGTGAAGAATTTGGATAAAATTAAGAAACCTCGGTCAAATAACGCATCTGAATCCTTGTATTGA